GATTTTGGAAAACAAGTTCTCaagattattttcatttttatttttattttttacacatgcaaaatgttAACCTGTATTTTAGTATCAGTCATTACCTAACTTTACTGGAAAAATTATCTTTTTtgtccatgtgtgtgtgcgtgcagcAACCTGTTTGAATGCCcttgaaatatcattttttgAAATATAGGTAGAAATATAACTTTTCGTACCCAAGGTCATGTGTCCACAAAAAATGTTAACTGACTCTGTCGATCAGCAATACATATATAAAGGCAGCCAGCAAAAACAGAAAATtgtccagaaaaccatgtttgAAGAAGGGTTAGACTCTTTCGGGAAGAAAAGAGTCAGAGATTGGCCtcaataaaatttaaaaaaataaagaaccTTAAGATAAAGCTTTGACTCTCAACTCATGCCCATGATTCTACAGGTAGCCATGATGATGTAGTGAAGGTTGTGAGACTGGCCACAAAGCACAATGTGTGTATCATCCCTTATGGAGGTAAGTGCAAGTCAACATGACCACCAATTGGTTTTCTTTCCCTGTTCTGTTGatattcaaatacatgttacttgtTAAGTCCTAAGTACAGTAAATTGATAAATTATAGTTACATATACTTGTAAATAACTAAACAGGTCACTGATGATATAAATATTTAGTCTAAGCTGTTACAGCAAATATAAATTAAGTATTTGCTGTTACAGCAAAGCTGAACAATTTCTGGTTTGGGATAGCAAAAACTGTATTTGATGATTACAGatttgcaatagcaaaacctgtattggttTCTTAAAGGCAAATCACTGGGAGGGAAACATCCTACattgtcttgaaaatgttgcctcaAGTTTCTAGTGTCATTTTCATGTCCATACAGGTGGTACAACAGTGTCTGGTGCCTTGCTGTGTCCTGAAGAGGAGACAAGGATGATTGTCTCTTTGGACATGTCACAAATGGTGGGTTAGAAGTACACgtacatacaggtacatgtagatactgaattgcgtgtatatatatatggttgATATTTGGATTGAGTAGCTAACGTTacatcaggtacatgtacagccgGCTAGGTACAGAGGTTTAGTACAGGTCTGGACGTGTACCTGTAGCTGAACAATTTGACAAACTGACTTGTGCATGATCTTTAATTGTGACAGAAACTTTTGATAAACAGTTGACAGAATGTTAGATAGCCTTCAGGTATGACATGCAGAAAACCCAATGGTTTTAAGAGGatcgcaaataaaaaaaatggtgcTGCTATGCCCATATAATGTTTTCATCTTATTCCAGTGCTATCGTTATCGTTCATGTGTAGGAATAACAATTGTTTGTAACAATGAGTAACCATTATCTTGCCTATATTATTACTCtggtctaaccttcattgatatacatgtatgtatgttctCTTTAGAACAACATCTTGTGGTTGGATGAGAAAAACCTGACCATGTGTGCAGAGGGTGGCATCATTGGACAGGACCTAGAGAGGGAGGTGAGGAAAATGCACATTTTTGATATTGTAAAAAATGAAATTGTGTTACAAACCTTTAACTTAAGTGAGTCCACATGGGGAGTCCCAACAAGGCTTCATGCTGAATTTAGTAGAACCTCCTACACATTCTGCTAAATTCAGAAGTCAGCTATGGAAAATGAGGCCATCTTGATTCTTGTTTCAGATTACTGGAATGAAAAAAGCTTTCAACAAATTACGGTTAATAAAAAAAGCTTCCCTACACCTTACAGCAAAGGATCATGTAGCCCTCCCCCTTAAAGTTATGTCGTAcagtgtacatttttgcccctttatatatatattgtggtCTGAGCAGGACTTATTGTTAAATGGAGACAATTCCCTCTTacagttgaacttgaagggCTTCACCACTGGCCATGAGCCTGACTCTATAGAGTTCAGTTCACTGGGAGGCTGGGTCGCAACAAGATCCTCCGGGATGAAGAAAAACATCTACGGGAACATCGAAGACCTGGTAAGAAAAGGGTGTTTGTCTCTTTGTTCTGCTTTACCAATAAAGGTCATTTAGACGTAACacacagtacatgtaagtacaggcTATATAAAAGTGAACAGCTGCAGTAAGGTTTGGTCCATTCATAGTATGGGATAAAATGTATGCACCCCTGTGTCAAGGAGattagcactgtagttatgtttCAGTAGttgtcatactttgtaccttgtattgATAATTGTTGCAATAATTTATAATCATACAGACTACATAAACTTGACAAGTATTTCAAGATTTACCAGTAAAGTTGTTTTGTATATGCCAGGTGGTGCATGTGCGGATGGTGACCCCCCGTGGAGTGATTGAGAAGAACTGCCAGGTGCCCCGGATGTCCACAGGACCGGACATTCACCACGTCATCATGGGGTCCGAAGGTAGACAGATTTTTCATGTCATAGCAAATTACACAGTATCATACTATGATACAAGCACTTGTGGTTTGTCCATGACTCTATAGCTTAGTAGTGAGAAGGTTAATCAAAGACTCTATACCTTAGCAGTGAGAAGGTTAAGCCATGACTCTATACCTTAGCAGTGAGAAGGTTGATCAAAGACtctatacatttgtaccttagCAGTGAGGTTAATCCATGACTGTACCTTAGTAGTGAAAAGGTAAATGCATGACTTTAAACCTTTTAGCAGTAATCAAGTTAATCCATAACTCAATACCTTAGCAGTAACTTCTAAGAATAACTCTAAAACTTAGCAGTGAGAAGGTTAATCCATGACTCTGTACCTTAGCCGTGAGAAGGTTAATCCATGACTATACCTTAGCAATGAGAAGGTTTATCCATGACTCAGACTGTACCTTAGCAGTGAGAAGCTTAATCCAGGACTATATGTATATCTTAGCAGTGAGAAGGTTAATCCATAACTCAATACCTTAGCAGTGAGAAGGTTAAATCCATGGCTCTACAGCAGTGAGAAGGTTAATCCATGACTATACCTTAGCTGTTAAAAGGGTAATCCATGACTCTATACCTTAGCAGTGAGAAGGTTAATCCATGGCTCTATTCCTTAGCAGTAAGAAGGTTAACATGACTCTACCCCATGTTAGGAACCCTGGGGGTAGTGACGGAGGTTACCATGAAGATCAGACCTCTCCCTGAGATGAAGAAGTATGGGTCGGTCATCTTCCGCAACTTTGAGGATGGAGTCGCCTGTCTGAGAGAGATCGCCCGACAGGTAACAGTTTAGTACTTATCGTCTTTACTGCTGTTATGCTAGCTCCTCTGACAACCTCCCTGTAGAATAACATTTAATGAAGAAAGGATTGGCATTTGAATATACTGTATGTCTTAGAAATATAGATGACAATATTCTTGGCCTGAACATATGATCATATGGTCCTGGTAACAGTGTGGTATCAGGATTTAAACAGTCAGTTAGAGaagtttcattcctgtgaaactGCTCTTGTGAGCCATTTGATTCCTGAAATAATGTAGGACATAAGGACAAAGCATTTGAATGGAGATAAGTTTTTGAAAATTACTGTTTTTACCTTTCTGCATGAAGAGATGTGCCCCGTCTTCCATCCGACTCATGGACAACATGCAGTTCCAGTTTGGTAAGTCTGTATGGTACTGTCTGTCCACACTTTGTAATAAGCATTGCATTTAGTCTTCTTTTTGCATCTTTATGATAATAGCAGTTAAAGATAAGTATAgttgatgattttgtttgtgaCTTGTGAAGGATTCAACAGTGTGGTTTCTAGACTGTGGCCACTTGTGACCTAGTAGCAATCAATCAAAATtatatgcttgtcagaggatgtgctTCCAGGGTAAAGGTGTCTCTATGTGGCTTCCAATTTCTTATCATTGTTAGAACAGCGTGTCCAAAAGACATACAGGACATATGGGTGCATCCCTCACAAGAGTTAAACACACCCCGCTACTAGTGAAATACATGTGCCCCCTTACTTTAGTGGTCTCTGTAGTGCAATTGAGATGGGCATCtcccatacatgtatatacttcaAATAGATGAAAAGGTTTATGACTGTAGTCagaatgcaaaacattttttctaggTCAAGCCCTGAAGCCCCAGGCTGGAAGCATATTCACTTCCTTTGTGGatggtttgaagaaaatgtaCATTACTAAGGTAAGGAACAAGTTGCTGTCTTAATGTCGGTATACTGCAGATActgaaatgttcatggttttattgTAAGTTGTGTTGATCCTATCATTGTAAAATATTCATAACACCACAAATATGCAATTCCAATTTAATGCTACTGTATTACGGAATTGTTCCATTCATCAACGTAAGATAACACCAAAGAACTTCTTTCCCATTCTTCCTCAAAATAAGTCAATTTATTTTACATACTGTATGAGAGGGAACACACAAAAGTGTACAAGTATGTGCtaaatcaaagaagaaaaaaactttaatAGTGAATTATACTCGTCAATGTATTTTGTGTAGAGaaattttaacttaaaagcatGATGTAATTGAGATCTTGGTTATAGTTTTACATATACTGAGTTTCTTTAGagatacatgacattgtacttgTGACAAAGGCTATGATCATTATACATCTGatttaatttttaaaaactATTAATGATTCATCATTATCTTGGAGTATTTTAGAAATTAGCAAGATTGTTCATCAGGTTAATGTCTTTTCTAGTGGAAAGGTTTTGACCCCAACGAACTCTGCGTGGCAACACTACTGTTCGAGGGTGCCAAAGAGGTGAGATAGTTCACAAGAACTTCCTTTTTAACTATCTTTAGCAAAGGTGTTCTCAATGTTACATTAAATTTTCCATTATTTGAAACAATAAATTGTTGATGTTAAGCGATACTGGCTAAAAGAAATGCATCCTAGTAGAGGGTATTTCAAACATTGCTGGGTTGTCTACCAGAAATACATAGGGGAAAAATTGGGAATTACAGTAGTTTAAAGGGataaaaagtgtgaaaaaattAATTCATGACAAGTATATTCTGTCTTGCCTATAGGAAGTTCTGGCCCAGGAGAAAAGAGTGTATGAAATCGCCAGCCAGTTTCGGTATGTCTATGattcatatacaaaatgttgtcctgtttgtgtattgtttttgtactaCACAGTTCTCATCCcgtttgtgtattgtttctGTACTACACAGTTCTCATCCCGTTTGTGTCTTGTTTCTGCACCACACAGTTCTCATCCtgtttgtgtattgtttctGTACTACACTGTTCTCAtcctgtttgtttattgtttctgTACTACACTGTTCTCATCCtgtttgtgtattgtttctGTACTACATAGTTCTCATCCtgtttgtgtattgtttctGTACTACACTGTTCTCAtcctgtttgtttattgtttctgTACTACACTGTTCTCATCCtgtttgtgtattgtttctGTACTACATAGTTCTCATCCtgtttgtgtattgtttctGTACTGCATAGTTCTCATCCtgtttgtgtattgtttctGTACTACAGAGGTCTCCCGGCTGGAGAAGAGAATGGCCAGAGAGGATATATGCTCACATTTGTCATCGCATACCTGAGGGTAttcttttctacatttttgtttaattttaaGGATTGCACATTGATTACATTAGAAATATGGTCAACACATACAAAGCAATGCAGATTCTGAAATAGCATTAAAAAGAGAATTTATTACGTGAAAGAACAATTTATTACAAACAATTAATGGTATATGACGAGTGGATAGGTGTGAAAATGTGTGGAGTATCAAAGAACATGATTGAATGTAATAATGTGACTTGTTATTTTTGTAAACTGGAATAGacatttcatgtacaatgtatatcttcaCTTGGCTCCCCTCAGAGACCATCTATTGTTTAGAACATTTAGACAtctaagaaacattttcagAACAACTGAAAACACCTTCCAAAGACATTGTACAACCTACAAAATTTGTATATTGTCTCTTTAAAGGGCCAGAAAAAAGGACATCTTCACAAATGTATAGGTGTACCTTTCCAAGGCATTTCCTGCTATAAATACTAGTGTGTGTAAATATATGACATTGATCCAATTATTGTTTTCCCTGTTCCTTGCAGGATTTGGGATTGGAACACTACATAGTGTCTGAGTCCTTTGAAACATCTGTACCCTGGGACAGGTAATGTGTGTTTTCTTCTCTGACTTGTAGTGTTGATTCTTTAGTAGTGTGTCTTAGGTAAAACAGTTACATTGCCGATGGTAAAGCTACTCCCCCTGTCAACTTAATGTAAAAGTGCAATGTCAGTTCTTTCTGATTGTTGTACATA
Above is a genomic segment from Branchiostoma floridae strain S238N-H82 chromosome 16, Bfl_VNyyK, whole genome shotgun sequence containing:
- the LOC118403566 gene encoding alkyldihydroxyacetonephosphate synthase, peroxisomal-like, whose amino-acid sequence is MADHGNKKDAKSRRFETILGHVSSNDGPKSANDKDKVQLKMKKCGEVKSVISKHRQEVLKWNGWGYKDSKFIINKKGLAEFVGERYRLSGMVLPSLVTWMEKNTGGDIQHISPAQPERKPEDVPEPVTNEDFLKDVSELDISCSQDPLDREFHAHGHTLHEIFILREGRFKRVPDIVIWPGSHDDVVKVVRLATKHNVCIIPYGGGTTVSGALLCPEEETRMIVSLDMSQMNNILWLDEKNLTMCAEGGIIGQDLERELNLKGFTTGHEPDSIEFSSLGGWVATRSSGMKKNIYGNIEDLVVHVRMVTPRGVIEKNCQVPRMSTGPDIHHVIMGSEGTLGVVTEVTMKIRPLPEMKKYGSVIFRNFEDGVACLREIARQRCAPSSIRLMDNMQFQFGQALKPQAGSIFTSFVDGLKKMYITKWKGFDPNELCVATLLFEGAKEEVLAQEKRVYEIASQFRGLPAGEENGQRGYMLTFVIAYLRDLGLEHYIVSESFETSVPWDRVLDLCRNVKERLTRECHEKGVQFPPMNTCRVTQTYDSGACVYFYFAFNYRGLSDPVHVYEEVENAARDEILACGGSLSHHHGVGKLRKKWLSQTVSDVGIGMMKAVKQYTDPQNIFGSNNLITLEKAKL